The genomic stretch AAAGCACCAACAAGGATTTCATCAACGGCTTTGAAGAGTTTGTTACCGGCGAAGAGAAAAAAGCGGAAGCCAAAGAAAAAGCGCCCCCCGCCTACCGCGCTGACATCGTGGGCGACAATGAAGCCGATATCAACGATAAATACTATGGTAACCCCGATGTAATGGCTTCCACGCCTTTCCACGGTACCCACGTTTCCGGTATCATCGGCGCTATCCGTAACAACGGCAAAGGCATGGACGGTGTGGCCGACAATGTACGCATCATGACCGTTCGCGCTGTACCTGATGGTGATGAGCACGATAAAGATATTGCCCTGGCCATCCGCTATGCGGCGGATAATGGCGCCAAAGTGATCAACATGAGCTTTGGTAAAGGTTTCTCTCCCGAAAAGACCTGGGTAGATGATGCCGTAAAATATGCTGAAAGCAAAGGCGTACTCCTGGTGCATGCAGCCGGTAACGACGCCAAGAACGTTGACTCTACAGAGAACTATCCCAATCCTGTTGCCAGGGCCGACCAATACCGTGCTCCCAACTGGATCACTGTAGGCGCCAGCGGCGACCCCAAAGCAGGTGGCATCACCGCTTCTTTCTCCAACTACGGCAAATCCGAAGTGGATGTGTTTGCTCCCGGTGTAAGGATCTACTCCACCATTCCCGGTGGCACTACCTATGGTAATGCACAAGGCACCAGCATGGCTTCTCCTGTAGTGGCCGGCGCCGCTGCCTTCCTGCTGAGCTACTTCCCCAACCTGACACCCGAGCAGGTAAAATACTGTATTGAACATTCCGCCACGGCTCCTGCTGATAAAGTACGGAAACCCGGCACAGACAATATGGTAGCCCTGTCCGAGATCAGCAAAACCGGCGGTCTGCTGAACGTTTACGAAGCAGCCAAGATCGCGTCTACCCTGAAACAGGGTAAACCCGGCAAGAAAGCCAAGCCCAGCATGCGCAACAAAAAAGGATAATCACCTTATTATACGCAATGAAAAAGCCCCGCTATGCAGCGGGGCTTTTTTTACAGGACAGGTTCAGTCAACAAACAGCCGTGAAACAAAAAATGGTTCGTTATTTACATTGATAGGTTATTGCTGACCGGTTGATCGGGAACCCAGGCAGGATACTGTATTGATTGGTTCCGGACGGCAACTGATAGCCCGTAGGCAGGTTAAACCGGGTATACTCTGCCGCCTCATACAGGCTGTTGACACTGTAATTCCTGTTCAGGAACATCCAGACCTTGTGCATACTGTGGATACTGGGTTTATTAGTATAGGGACCATAGGTCCTTTCAAAGACCAGCCTGTCTTTTTCATAGTTCTGTATCCGGGTCAGGTTCCCCTGTGCATTGTAGGTATATACTTCAGAAACCGTATCCGGGTTATTGACGTTGGCCAAAACATAGTGCGTCCACCTGGCTATCCTGCCCTTTGCATCATATTCATAATCGGAGGCCGTCAGCATCTGCTCATTCCGCTGCGGCACATTATCCACTACAGTGGCGAAGCTCCAGCCTGAATCCCGGACCACCCGGTTATGGGCGTCGTAGGTGTACTGGCGCCAGGACAGGTTACTGTTCCAGACGCCGTTCTCATCTATGTAGGCGGTGAAGAAATCAGTGATGCGTTGCCTGTTATCATACCAGAAAAGATATTGAGTGCGGGCCTTGTTATCGAAAAGAACAGAGACAGGATTACCCTGTTTGTTGTAGCTGAATACGCCCGTAGCCGGATGGCCGGGCATCAGTTCTGTAGAATCTGAGATCTGCGTGATCCGGCAGCGTTGCTGATCCCTGTCGTTCCTTCCAAAAATATCATCCAGCTCACTCAGTTTATGACAGCCTGGAAAGAACTGAACAGTAGCGACCAGCAGCAGGCCACTGAAAAAGAGAGATTGCTTTTTCATAACAAAAGATGAAGATTTAATGGCTGTTTGCTAACAAGCCTGTTGACAGAATAATGAGCGGAACAGAGGTATGGCTGCTAAAACATGGAAGCTGGCGAAGTGAGCGGGTGTGTGGTGTATTGAATGGTAAAGCTACTGCAAAATTGATCAACAATAATAAGCAGGCGGGAAAATCTACCGTTTATCAGTAATTGCACTTAGCGCAGATCCCCCCTATTCCGGCAATACGGACAACAACAACCAGAGTACATTAAAAAAGCCCTGCAATAGATGCAGGGCCCGCAATGGGACCTGCGTCCCATTTGGCTGAGCAGTAGTCTACTTTCTCTTTTCAGTTTTTAATAGTTCATTCTCTTTTTCCAGCTGCGCTACTCTTTCATTCAATTGGATCAGGTGCAGGGTCACTTCTTCCACTTTCTGTAAAAGGATCCTGTTCATCACGCCCAGGTCCACACCATTTTCCCTGACCTCCTCGGCTGTTGGCACATCGGGTAAATGTCCATGCTCTTTGATATAAAGGGCCAGCTCGGAAAGAGGCCTGAGCTGGTAGGAAGGCCGGAACACATGGTCAGCCCAGGACTGCATATCCACTTTCACCTTATGCGCACGTACACCACCTGCCACAAAAAATTTGAA from Candidatus Pseudobacter hemicellulosilyticus encodes the following:
- a CDS encoding S8 family peptidase encodes the protein MSTLGKVMGLSSALVFTGMLAFGQTSKTEVPKGWHLLDKTKDGFSGISLQQAYDFVKEKKLKSNTVLVAVIDSGVDTLHEDLKDILWRNPKEIPGNGIDDDGNGYIDDVYGWNFLGGKDGRNVKQDSYEGARVYHTLKTKYAGQTIDTASLTGEAKAEYLTWLRAKKSVEGDGGEPSVDLFMLKNALKSAKNSDSVLRISLKKDVYTGNDLDSFSAVSPAEKSAKGGFLYLFRANQMMESTNKDFINGFEEFVTGEEKKAEAKEKAPPAYRADIVGDNEADINDKYYGNPDVMASTPFHGTHVSGIIGAIRNNGKGMDGVADNVRIMTVRAVPDGDEHDKDIALAIRYAADNGAKVINMSFGKGFSPEKTWVDDAVKYAESKGVLLVHAAGNDAKNVDSTENYPNPVARADQYRAPNWITVGASGDPKAGGITASFSNYGKSEVDVFAPGVRIYSTIPGGTTYGNAQGTSMASPVVAGAAAFLLSYFPNLTPEQVKYCIEHSATAPADKVRKPGTDNMVALSEISKTGGLLNVYEAAKIASTLKQGKPGKKAKPSMRNKKG